One Rhizobium sp. NRK18 genomic window carries:
- a CDS encoding aspartate carbamoyltransferase catalytic subunit, with the protein MVFFPHRHLLGIKGLSPLDIELLLDKADEAVQISRQREKKTSTLRGLTQINLFFEASTRTQASFELAGKRLGADVMNMSVGNSSVKKGETLIDTAMTLNAMHPDVLVLRHSSAGAAALLAQKVSCSVVNAGDGQHEHPTQALLDALTIRRAKGKLSRIIVAICGDVLHSRVARSNIILLNLMGARVRVVAPATLLPAGMADMGVEVFHDMREGLKDADVVMMLRLQRERMAGSFVPSVREYFHFYGLDAEKLKAAKDDALVMHPGPMNRGVEIASEIADGPQSVIEAQVEMGVAVRMAVMETLLLSQNQGPRA; encoded by the coding sequence ATGGTCTTCTTCCCCCATCGCCATCTCCTCGGCATCAAGGGCCTTTCCCCGCTCGATATCGAACTGCTTCTCGACAAGGCCGACGAGGCCGTCCAGATCAGCCGGCAGCGGGAGAAAAAGACCTCTACCCTCCGCGGCCTGACGCAGATCAACCTCTTCTTCGAGGCGTCCACCCGCACTCAAGCCTCTTTCGAACTGGCAGGCAAGCGCCTTGGTGCCGACGTCATGAACATGTCGGTCGGAAATTCGTCGGTGAAAAAGGGCGAAACGCTGATCGACACCGCGATGACGCTGAACGCCATGCACCCCGACGTGCTGGTGCTGCGCCACTCCTCGGCCGGTGCCGCCGCCCTTCTGGCGCAGAAGGTCTCCTGCTCCGTGGTCAATGCCGGCGACGGCCAGCACGAGCATCCGACCCAGGCGCTGCTCGACGCGCTGACGATCCGTCGTGCCAAGGGCAAGCTCTCGCGCATCATCGTGGCAATCTGCGGTGACGTGCTGCATTCGCGCGTCGCCCGCTCCAATATCATCCTTCTGAATCTGATGGGCGCCCGCGTGCGCGTCGTCGCCCCGGCCACATTGCTTCCGGCCGGCATGGCGGACATGGGCGTCGAGGTCTTCCACGACATGCGGGAAGGCCTGAAGGACGCCGACGTCGTCATGATGCTGCGCCTGCAACGCGAGCGCATGGCGGGCTCATTCGTGCCCTCGGTGCGCGAATACTTCCACTTCTACGGCCTCGATGCCGAAAAGCTGAAAGCGGCCAAAGACGACGCGCTGGTCATGCATCCGGGTCCGATGAACCGCGGCGTCGAAATCGCCTCCGAGATCGCCGACGGTCCGCAGAGCGTCATCGAAGCCCAGGTCGAAATGGGGGTCGCGGTGCGCATGGCGGTCATGGAAACCCTTCTTCTCTCTCAAAACCAGGGGCCGCGCGCATGA
- the dprA gene encoding DNA-processing protein DprA — translation MEEVSARRKGIALTDRQRICWLRLIRSDNVGPATFRDLINHFGTAEAALAALPELSSRGGSTRPMRVASVGEAERELDALSRFGGRFVGIGEPEYPPSLRHIDAAPPLLAVKGDATTLTRPAVGIVGSRNASISGAKFAALIAGECGRAGYAIVSGLARGIDTAAHRASLATGTIAAMAGGIDQTYPPENQPLLDAICDGGGVAITEMPFGWEPRARDFPRRNRLIAGVALGLTVIEAASRSGSLITARLAAEFGRLVFAVPGSPLDPRCEGTNGLLKNGAIVTTSAEDILEALAPMSDIDLFSPPTVSEPYGDDDERPIAPPPDDSDRSRLVNALSPTPVEIDDVIRHTGLPASAVYLILLELDLAGRLQRHAGGMVSLIDVG, via the coding sequence ATGGAAGAGGTGAGTGCAAGACGCAAGGGCATCGCACTCACCGACAGACAACGGATCTGCTGGCTGCGACTGATCCGCTCCGACAATGTCGGACCCGCCACCTTCCGCGATCTCATCAATCATTTCGGCACCGCCGAGGCGGCGCTCGCCGCCCTGCCCGAACTCTCATCAAGAGGCGGGTCGACCAGACCAATGCGGGTGGCAAGCGTCGGCGAGGCCGAACGGGAACTGGACGCGCTTTCCCGTTTCGGTGGCCGCTTCGTTGGCATCGGCGAACCGGAATATCCGCCATCCCTCAGGCACATCGACGCCGCGCCACCGCTTCTCGCCGTCAAGGGCGACGCCACCACCCTGACCCGACCCGCCGTCGGCATCGTCGGTTCGCGCAACGCCTCGATCAGCGGCGCGAAGTTCGCCGCCCTGATCGCCGGCGAATGCGGGCGCGCCGGATATGCGATCGTCTCCGGGCTTGCCCGCGGCATCGATACGGCGGCCCACCGCGCCAGCCTTGCGACCGGAACGATCGCCGCCATGGCCGGCGGCATCGACCAGACCTACCCGCCAGAAAACCAGCCGCTGCTGGACGCCATCTGCGACGGCGGCGGCGTGGCGATCACCGAAATGCCCTTCGGCTGGGAACCGCGGGCGCGCGATTTTCCGCGGCGCAACCGGCTGATTGCCGGCGTAGCCCTCGGCCTGACGGTGATCGAAGCCGCGAGCCGCTCCGGATCCCTGATCACCGCCCGGCTCGCCGCCGAGTTCGGCCGGCTGGTGTTTGCCGTTCCCGGCTCGCCGCTCGATCCGCGTTGCGAAGGCACCAACGGACTTTTGAAGAACGGCGCCATCGTCACCACGTCGGCCGAGGATATCCTGGAGGCGCTGGCGCCGATGTCTGACATCGACCTCTTTTCCCCGCCGACGGTCAGCGAGCCCTACGGCGACGACGACGAGCGGCCGATTGCGCCGCCACCCGATGACAGCGACCGCTCGCGTCTCGTCAATGCGCTCAGCCCAACACCCGTCGAAATCGACGACGTCATCCGCCATACCGGGCTACCGGCGTCGGCGGTCTATCTCATCTTGCTGGAACTGGATCTCGCCGGGCGCCTGCAGCGGCATGCGGGCGGCATGGTTTCGCTGATCGATGTCGGCTGA
- a CDS encoding acyl-CoA dehydrogenase family protein: protein MNRTEEKLLELNQPKPWSGINAYRSDPLLLDLTSSMHRSLREDFEALGRYVTSPEAQELARMANQGTPQLRTHGPRGERLDVVEFHPAWHALMRRSMSAGLHSSIWDSSADPDAKGMAHKVRAIRFYLTAQLECGHLCPLTMTSASVAAMMSNPQVQREWGPKILSRKYDSANKPAKQKSAVTIGMGMTEKQGGTDVRANTSRAEKVSEGIYRLSGHKWFMSAPMSDAFVMLAQTGQGLGCFLVPRLLEDGSTNGLQFQRLKDKIGNRSNASSEVEFTDTFGYLLGTPDGGIRTILDMVTLTRLDCALASAAIMRASLAEAVHHCRGRKVFGKELVSQPLMTRVLADMALDVAAATALSFRVADAFDRARDNPEESAYARVMTPVAKYWVCKIAPSLIYEAMECIGGSGYIEERNIARHYREAPVNAIWEGSGNVMALDVLRVLEKGEGLFEQVFATLSRDLGPSGPKTVQVLRAAIALCQRDEGAARMLVEQLALAGAAAELYRIGAGKIADAFLETRLAGGWRTTYGMLDARFDARYFVDILYPAAS, encoded by the coding sequence ATGAACCGGACCGAAGAAAAACTCCTGGAACTGAACCAGCCCAAACCCTGGTCCGGCATCAACGCCTACCGGTCCGATCCGCTGCTTCTCGATCTCACCTCTTCAATGCACCGGTCGCTGCGCGAGGACTTCGAGGCGCTTGGTCGATATGTGACCTCGCCGGAAGCCCAGGAGCTGGCCCGCATGGCCAACCAGGGGACGCCGCAGCTGAGAACCCACGGCCCGCGTGGCGAGCGTCTGGACGTCGTTGAGTTCCATCCGGCCTGGCACGCGCTGATGCGCCGTTCGATGTCGGCCGGCCTGCATTCGTCGATCTGGGATTCGTCCGCCGATCCGGACGCCAAGGGCATGGCCCACAAGGTGCGCGCCATCCGCTTCTATCTGACGGCGCAGCTCGAATGCGGCCATCTCTGCCCGCTGACCATGACCAGCGCTTCGGTCGCCGCGATGATGTCCAACCCGCAGGTGCAGCGCGAATGGGGCCCGAAGATCCTGTCGCGCAAATATGACTCCGCGAACAAGCCGGCCAAGCAGAAGTCCGCCGTCACCATCGGCATGGGCATGACGGAAAAGCAGGGCGGCACGGATGTGCGCGCCAATACGAGCCGCGCGGAAAAGGTCAGCGAGGGCATCTACCGTCTCTCCGGCCACAAGTGGTTCATGTCGGCGCCGATGAGCGACGCCTTCGTCATGCTGGCGCAGACCGGGCAGGGGCTCGGCTGCTTCCTCGTGCCGCGTCTTCTCGAAGACGGCTCGACGAACGGCCTGCAGTTCCAGCGCCTGAAGGACAAGATCGGCAACCGTTCGAATGCGTCCTCCGAGGTCGAGTTCACCGATACGTTCGGATATCTGCTCGGCACGCCGGACGGCGGCATCCGCACCATTCTCGACATGGTGACGCTGACCCGGCTGGACTGCGCGCTGGCCTCGGCCGCCATCATGCGCGCCTCGCTGGCCGAGGCCGTCCATCATTGCCGTGGCCGCAAGGTGTTCGGCAAGGAACTGGTTTCCCAGCCGCTGATGACCCGCGTGCTCGCCGACATGGCGCTCGATGTCGCGGCCGCCACCGCGCTCTCCTTCCGCGTCGCCGACGCCTTCGACCGCGCCCGCGACAATCCGGAAGAATCCGCTTACGCCCGCGTCATGACCCCGGTCGCCAAATACTGGGTCTGCAAGATCGCGCCGTCGCTGATCTACGAGGCGATGGAGTGCATCGGCGGCTCCGGCTACATTGAGGAACGCAATATCGCCCGCCATTACCGCGAGGCTCCGGTCAATGCGATCTGGGAAGGCTCCGGTAACGTGATGGCGCTCGATGTGCTGCGTGTGCTGGAAAAGGGCGAGGGCCTGTTCGAGCAGGTGTTTGCCACCCTGTCGCGCGATCTCGGCCCGTCCGGTCCGAAGACCGTGCAGGTCCTTCGCGCGGCAATCGCGCTCTGCCAGCGGGACGAGGGCGCGGCCCGCATGCTGGTCGAACAGCTGGCGCTTGCAGGTGCGGCTGCAGAACTCTACCGGATCGGCGCGGGCAAGATTGCCGACGCCTTCCTGGAAACGCGTCTCGCCGGCGGCTGGCGCACCACCTACGGCATGCTCGACGCCCGCTTCGACGCCCGCTATTTCGTCGACATCCTGTATCCGGCCGCGAGCTGA
- a CDS encoding dihydroorotase: protein MTSALVLKNVRIIDPSRNLDETGTIIVKDGKIVAAGADAQNQGTPDGAEVHDCGGLIAAPGLVDARVYVGQPGAEHRETIASASKAAAAGGVTSFIMMPDTDPVIDDIALVEFIKKTARDEAIVNIHPAAALTKHLDGTEMTEIGMLKEAGAVAFTNGRRAMPDAQVLRRAMTYAREHGAVIALETRDTYLGANGVMNEGLLASWLGLSGIPKEAEIIPLERDLRLAKLTRSAYHAAKISVPESADAIRVARSRGANVSCGISINHLSLNENDIGEYRTFFKLSPPLRTEEDRMAMVAALADGTIDLICSSHDPQDVDTKRLPFSDAADGAVGLETMLSAALRLHHSGQVGLSRLISAMSTRPAEIFGLDAGTLKPGANADIILIDVDEPWLVFKEQLQSRSKNTPFEDARFSGRAVATYVKGRKVFEV, encoded by the coding sequence ATGACTTCCGCCCTCGTCCTCAAGAATGTCCGCATCATCGACCCCTCCCGCAATCTTGATGAGACCGGGACCATCATCGTCAAGGACGGCAAGATCGTTGCCGCCGGCGCCGATGCACAAAACCAGGGCACGCCGGATGGCGCCGAGGTGCACGACTGCGGCGGCCTGATCGCCGCCCCCGGCCTCGTCGACGCCCGCGTCTATGTCGGCCAGCCCGGCGCCGAACACCGCGAGACGATCGCGTCCGCCTCGAAAGCCGCTGCCGCCGGCGGCGTCACCAGCTTCATCATGATGCCGGACACCGATCCGGTGATCGACGACATCGCGCTTGTCGAATTCATCAAGAAGACCGCCCGCGACGAAGCGATCGTCAACATCCATCCCGCTGCCGCGCTGACCAAGCATCTCGACGGCACGGAAATGACCGAGATCGGCATGCTGAAGGAAGCCGGCGCGGTCGCCTTCACCAATGGCCGGCGCGCGATGCCGGACGCGCAGGTGCTGCGCCGCGCCATGACCTATGCGCGCGAGCATGGCGCGGTCATCGCGCTCGAGACCCGCGACACCTATCTCGGCGCCAACGGCGTTATGAACGAGGGGCTTCTCGCAAGCTGGCTCGGTCTTTCCGGCATCCCGAAGGAAGCGGAGATCATTCCGCTCGAACGTGATCTGCGTCTGGCAAAGCTGACGCGTTCCGCCTATCACGCGGCAAAGATCTCGGTGCCGGAGTCGGCGGACGCGATCCGGGTCGCCCGGTCGCGCGGCGCCAACGTCTCCTGCGGCATCTCGATCAACCACCTGTCGCTCAACGAGAACGACATCGGCGAGTACCGCACCTTCTTCAAGCTGTCGCCGCCGCTTCGCACCGAGGAAGACCGGATGGCCATGGTCGCCGCTCTCGCCGACGGCACGATCGATCTCATCTGCTCGTCTCACGATCCGCAGGACGTCGACACCAAGCGGCTGCCGTTCTCTGACGCTGCCGACGGCGCCGTCGGCCTGGAAACCATGCTGTCGGCGGCACTTCGCCTGCATCATTCCGGTCAGGTCGGGCTCTCGCGTCTGATTTCGGCCATGTCGACGCGACCGGCGGAAATCTTCGGCCTCGACGCCGGCACCTTGAAGCCCGGCGCGAATGCGGACATCATCCTGATCGATGTCGACGAGCCCTGGCTGGTTTTCAAGGAGCAGTTGCAGTCGCGCTCGAAGAACACGCCGTTCGAGGACGCGCGCTTCAGCGGCCGCGCCGTCGCAACTTACGTGAAGGGCCGCAAGGTCTTCGAAGTCTAG
- the plsY gene encoding glycerol-3-phosphate 1-O-acyltransferase PlsY, translating to MSPGLLALAAALIGGYLLGSIPFGLILTKMAGLGDVRSIGSGNIGATNVLRTGNKKLAALTLLLDAFKGTAAVLMASELFGLHGALAAGVGAFLGHLFPVWLGFKGGKGVATYIGILLGLAPVMVLVFAVVWISIAYLSRYSSLSALVATLVIPVALWITGQPEISLVMAVLTLISWWKHKANIERLISGTEGKIGQKG from the coding sequence ATGTCCCCTGGACTTCTGGCGCTCGCCGCCGCGCTGATCGGCGGCTACCTGCTCGGCTCGATCCCCTTCGGTCTCATCCTGACGAAGATGGCCGGCCTCGGCGATGTGCGCAGCATCGGCTCCGGCAATATCGGCGCCACCAATGTGCTGCGCACCGGCAACAAGAAGCTCGCTGCGCTGACCCTGCTGCTCGATGCCTTCAAGGGCACGGCTGCCGTCCTGATGGCGTCCGAGCTTTTCGGCCTGCACGGCGCGCTTGCAGCGGGCGTCGGTGCCTTCCTCGGCCATCTGTTCCCGGTCTGGCTCGGCTTCAAGGGCGGCAAGGGTGTCGCGACCTATATCGGCATCCTGCTCGGCCTCGCGCCGGTCATGGTGCTTGTGTTTGCCGTCGTCTGGATCTCGATCGCCTACCTCAGCCGTTACTCGTCCCTGTCCGCCTTGGTTGCAACGCTTGTCATTCCGGTTGCATTGTGGATTACTGGGCAACCGGAAATCTCGCTCGTCATGGCCGTGCTGACGCTGATCAGTTGGTGGAAGCACAAGGCGAACATCGAACGGCTCATTTCCGGCACCGAGGGGAAAATCGGACAGAAGGGCTAG
- the topA gene encoding type I DNA topoisomerase: MNVVVVESPAKAKTINKYLGPGYKVLASFGHVRDLPAKDGSVLPDQDFEMLWEVDKDSAKRVKDIADAMKSSDSLFLATDPDREGEAISWHVLDLLNKRKVIGKKPVKRVVFNAITKKAVLDAMDNPRDIDVSLVDAYLARRALDYLVGFNLSPVLWRKLPGARSAGRVQSVALRLVCDRESEIERFVAEEYWNLSADLKTPRGEEFQARLVSADGKRLNRNSVTNGEQAGSLKALLDSASFSADTVEAKPVKRNPSPPFTTSTLQQAASSKLGFSASRTMQVAQKLYEGIDIGGETVGLITYMRTDGVQMAPEAIDASRRAIADQFGERYLPEKARFYSTKAKNAQEAHEAIRPTDFNRSPDKVRRHLDGDQLRLYDLIWKRGIASQMASAEIERTTVEISAKGADGRVAGLRATGSVIRFDGFIAAYTDQKEDGEQSDDGDEDGRLPEINAGEKLAKEKINSTQHFTEPPPRYSEASLIKKMEELGIGRPSTYAATLATLRDRDYVTIDKRKLIPQAKGRLVTAFLENFFKRYVEYDFTADLEEKLDQVSAGDLNWKDVLRNFWNDFFAQIEDTKELRVTDVLDALNEALAPLVFPKREDGSDPRVCQVCGTGQLSLKLGKYGAFVGCSNYPDCNYTRQLSTEGGSEAEALGNEPKALGKDPLTDEEITLRSGRFGPYVQRGDGKEAKRSSLPKGWKVEDIDHEKALALLNLPRDVGKHPESGKMISAGLGRYGPFVLHDGTYANLESIEDVFSIGLNRAVTVIAEKQANGGKRGGRTAAAALKALGDHPDGGAITVRDGRYGPYVNWGKVNATLPKGKDPQTVTVEEALALIAEKAGKGGGGKKAPAKKPAAAKKTTAAAKKKPAAKKPAAKAKKS; this comes from the coding sequence ATGAATGTTGTAGTGGTGGAGTCGCCTGCCAAGGCCAAAACGATCAACAAGTATCTCGGGCCGGGCTACAAGGTGCTCGCCTCGTTCGGACATGTGCGCGACCTTCCGGCCAAGGACGGCTCGGTGCTGCCGGACCAGGACTTCGAAATGCTGTGGGAGGTCGACAAGGATTCTGCCAAGCGCGTCAAGGACATCGCCGATGCGATGAAGTCCTCCGACAGCCTGTTTCTGGCGACCGACCCGGATCGCGAAGGCGAGGCCATTTCCTGGCACGTGCTGGACCTGCTCAACAAGCGCAAGGTGATCGGCAAGAAACCGGTCAAGCGCGTCGTCTTCAACGCGATCACCAAGAAGGCGGTGCTCGACGCGATGGACAATCCGCGCGACATCGACGTCTCGCTGGTCGACGCCTATCTCGCCCGCCGTGCGCTCGACTATCTCGTCGGCTTCAACCTGTCGCCGGTTTTGTGGCGCAAGCTGCCCGGCGCCCGCTCGGCCGGCCGTGTGCAGTCGGTTGCGCTGCGCCTTGTCTGCGATCGCGAATCGGAAATCGAACGCTTCGTCGCCGAAGAGTACTGGAACCTCTCGGCCGATCTGAAGACGCCGCGCGGCGAAGAATTCCAGGCACGCCTCGTCTCTGCCGACGGAAAGCGGCTCAACCGCAACTCCGTCACCAACGGCGAACAGGCGGGCTCGCTGAAGGCGCTCCTCGACAGCGCCAGCTTTTCGGCAGACACGGTCGAGGCGAAGCCCGTCAAGCGCAACCCGTCGCCGCCCTTTACCACCTCGACGCTGCAGCAGGCCGCCTCCTCCAAGCTCGGCTTTTCCGCCTCGCGCACCATGCAGGTGGCGCAGAAGCTTTATGAAGGCATAGACATCGGCGGCGAGACCGTCGGCCTTATCACCTACATGCGTACCGACGGCGTGCAGATGGCGCCGGAAGCGATCGACGCCTCGCGTCGGGCGATCGCCGACCAGTTCGGCGAACGCTACCTGCCGGAAAAGGCACGCTTCTACTCCACTAAGGCGAAGAACGCCCAGGAAGCGCACGAAGCCATCCGTCCGACCGACTTCAACCGCTCGCCCGACAAGGTCCGCCGGCATCTCGACGGCGACCAGCTGAGGCTCTACGACCTGATCTGGAAGCGCGGCATCGCCAGCCAGATGGCGTCCGCCGAAATCGAGCGCACGACGGTGGAAATCTCCGCCAAGGGCGCCGATGGACGCGTTGCCGGCCTGCGGGCCACCGGTTCTGTCATCCGCTTCGACGGTTTCATCGCCGCCTATACCGACCAGAAGGAAGATGGCGAACAGTCGGACGACGGTGACGAGGATGGCCGTCTGCCGGAGATCAACGCCGGCGAAAAGCTCGCCAAGGAAAAGATCAACTCGACGCAGCACTTCACCGAGCCGCCGCCGCGCTATTCGGAAGCCTCGCTGATCAAGAAGATGGAAGAGCTCGGCATCGGCCGTCCGTCGACCTACGCCGCGACGCTCGCGACGCTGCGCGACCGCGACTATGTGACGATCGACAAGCGCAAGCTGATCCCGCAGGCCAAGGGTCGGCTGGTGACGGCGTTCCTGGAGAATTTCTTCAAGCGATATGTCGAGTACGATTTCACCGCCGATCTTGAGGAAAAGCTCGACCAGGTGTCGGCCGGCGATCTCAACTGGAAGGACGTGCTGCGCAATTTCTGGAACGACTTCTTCGCCCAGATCGAGGACACCAAGGAACTGCGCGTCACCGACGTTCTGGACGCGCTTAACGAGGCACTGGCGCCGCTGGTCTTCCCGAAGCGCGAAGACGGCAGCGATCCGCGCGTCTGCCAGGTCTGCGGCACCGGCCAGCTGTCACTGAAGCTCGGCAAGTACGGCGCTTTCGTCGGCTGCTCCAATTATCCGGACTGCAACTACACCCGACAGCTGTCGACCGAAGGCGGTTCCGAGGCGGAAGCCCTCGGCAACGAGCCGAAGGCGCTCGGCAAGGATCCGCTGACCGACGAGGAAATCACGCTGCGTTCCGGCCGCTTCGGACCCTACGTCCAACGCGGCGACGGCAAGGAGGCCAAGCGCTCCTCGCTGCCCAAGGGCTGGAAGGTCGAGGACATCGATCACGAGAAGGCGCTGGCGCTGCTCAACCTGCCGCGCGACGTCGGCAAGCATCCGGAATCCGGCAAGATGATTTCCGCCGGTCTCGGCCGCTACGGACCGTTCGTGCTGCATGACGGCACCTATGCCAATCTCGAAAGCATCGAGGATGTCTTCTCCATCGGTCTCAACCGGGCCGTCACCGTCATTGCCGAAAAGCAGGCCAATGGCGGCAAGCGCGGCGGGCGGACGGCAGCAGCGGCTCTGAAAGCGCTCGGCGACCATCCGGACGGGGGCGCAATCACCGTGCGTGA